In a genomic window of Sutcliffiella sp. FSL R7-0096:
- a CDS encoding RicAFT regulatory complex protein RicA family protein, which translates to MAKYTRADIVERAKELAQMIADTEEVEYFKRAEEQINENQKIKEMVASVKSLQKQAVNFQHYGKTEALKKTEAKLDALLAEMDEIPIVQEFKTSQTNVNDLLQLVSSYISKTVTDEIIVATGGDVLRGETGSYVKNTTYGGSCS; encoded by the coding sequence ATGGCGAAATATACAAGAGCAGACATAGTAGAAAGAGCAAAAGAGCTGGCACAAATGATTGCAGACACAGAAGAAGTGGAGTACTTCAAGCGTGCAGAAGAACAAATCAATGAAAACCAGAAAATTAAAGAGATGGTTGCAAGTGTGAAAAGCTTACAGAAGCAAGCAGTAAATTTTCAACACTACGGAAAGACTGAAGCATTAAAGAAAACAGAAGCGAAGTTGGACGCTCTTTTAGCGGAAATGGATGAGATTCCAATCGTACAAGAATTCAAAACTTCCCAAACGAATGTGAATGACCTTCTTCAATTGGTTTCTTCCTACATCTCCAAAACTGTGACAGATGAAATCATCGTTGCGACTGGCGGAGACGTTCTTCGTGGTGAAACGGGATCTTATGTAAAAAACACCACATACGGCGGAAGCTGCTCATAA
- the cotE gene encoding outer spore coat protein CotE: MSEYREIITRAVTGKGRKFTQSKHTISPSHRPTSILGCWVINHTYDANKVDDTVEVIGRYDLNVWFSYSENTKTEVVTETVSYKDVVRLKYKDDNSLGDDHEVIARVLQQPNCLEASIDDSGAKINVQVEREFLTEVIGETKVTVEVHPDTLADDTDWDVDDEDEFEDLNPDFIVDGYEE; the protein is encoded by the coding sequence ATGTCTGAATACAGAGAAATTATCACAAGAGCAGTAACTGGCAAGGGTAGAAAGTTTACGCAATCCAAACATACGATAAGTCCCTCGCATCGTCCTACGAGCATTCTAGGATGCTGGGTCATAAATCATACGTATGATGCGAACAAAGTGGATGATACAGTAGAAGTGATAGGTCGCTATGACTTAAACGTGTGGTTCTCTTACAGCGAAAATACCAAAACGGAAGTAGTAACAGAAACAGTTTCCTATAAGGATGTTGTTAGACTGAAATATAAAGATGACAACAGTTTAGGCGATGACCACGAAGTAATCGCCCGCGTCCTTCAGCAACCGAATTGTTTAGAAGCCAGTATTGATGATTCTGGCGCTAAAATCAATGTACAGGTAGAGAGAGAGTTCCTGACAGAAGTTATCGGGGAAACGAAAGTGACGGTCGAAGTGCATCCAGACACATTAGCGGACGATACGGACTGGGATGTAGATGATGAAGATGAGTTTGAAGATCTCAACCCAGACTTCATCGTCGACGGATACGAGGAATAA
- the spoVK gene encoding stage V sporulation protein K, with protein MSDFGTEMRWTLLDQSMTNQNGKINIVLNGQKKPLKVTHVQTQVEPYTPANHTILQEIERELGELVGLQEMKKVVKEIYAWIYVNKKREEAGLKIEKQVLHMMFKGNPGTGKTTVARLIGKLFCDMNVLSKGHLIEAERADLVGEYIGHTAQKTRDLVKKALGGILFVDEAYSLARGGEKDFGKEAIDTLVKHMEDKQHDFILILAGYQREMEEFLRTNPGLISRFPIIVDFPDYTVDELMEICQRMLKDREYLLSKEAEWKLREHLNQMKSVLMPSAFSNGRYIRNMLEKSIRTQAMRLLMHDRFDRSELMTIEARDLLLKW; from the coding sequence ATGTCGGATTTTGGTACGGAAATGAGGTGGACGCTCTTGGATCAATCCATGACAAATCAAAACGGGAAAATAAATATTGTATTGAATGGACAGAAAAAACCTTTGAAAGTGACTCATGTACAAACACAGGTAGAGCCTTATACTCCCGCTAATCATACTATTCTACAAGAAATAGAAAGAGAGCTTGGGGAGCTAGTCGGCCTTCAGGAAATGAAAAAAGTGGTCAAGGAAATCTATGCGTGGATCTATGTGAATAAAAAAAGGGAAGAAGCTGGACTGAAAATAGAAAAACAAGTGCTTCACATGATGTTTAAAGGAAATCCCGGTACAGGAAAAACGACAGTTGCAAGATTGATTGGTAAGTTGTTCTGTGACATGAATGTGCTTTCAAAGGGACATCTGATAGAAGCGGAGCGGGCGGATTTGGTTGGGGAATATATAGGGCATACCGCTCAAAAGACGAGAGACCTAGTAAAGAAAGCGCTTGGAGGGATCTTATTTGTGGATGAAGCCTATTCATTGGCGCGAGGAGGGGAGAAGGATTTCGGCAAGGAGGCCATTGATACACTTGTAAAGCATATGGAGGATAAGCAGCACGACTTCATCCTTATACTTGCAGGCTATCAACGGGAAATGGAGGAATTCCTGAGAACCAACCCAGGGTTAATATCACGATTTCCCATTATTGTCGATTTCCCCGATTATACTGTGGATGAGTTAATGGAAATCTGTCAACGGATGCTTAAAGATCGTGAATATCTCCTAAGCAAAGAGGCGGAATGGAAATTGAGGGAGCATCTGAATCAAATGAAAAGTGTGTTGATGCCATCCGCTTTCAGTAATGGCAGATATATTAGGAATATGCTTGAAAAGTCCATCAGAACGCAGGCGATGCGGCTGTTAATGCATGACAGATTTGATAGAAGTGAATTGATGACAATTGAAGCAAGAGATCTTTTATTAAAGTGGTAA
- the mutS gene encoding DNA mismatch repair protein MutS: MASYTPMIQQYLRVKADYQDAFLFFRLGDFYEMFFEDATKASQVLEITLTSRDGGGKERIPMCGVPYHSAPNYIDQLIEKGYKVAICEQVEDPKQTKGVVKREVVQLITPGTVMETKGLSDKQNNFLTTVTYFEDETFGLAYADLSTGELHTTIISGPLQQLVNEVYSIGAKEIVVSEQFPVDVLQMIKERMIVTCSHEEAVDIPPEFHLIVDNIEQEKLLITVGRLLHYLKRTQKRSLDHLQPARFFELDQSMKIDLFSKRNLELTETIRSKGKKGSLLWLLDQTVTAMGGRLLKQWVDRPLINPAKIEQRHQMVETLIQEYFTRQEIRDLLKEVYDLERLAGRVAFGNVNARDLVQLRKSLSQIPHLKTLVEKLPMDSAGILDNMDECRELTTLLHESLIEQPSISVKEGNMMKDGYHEELDKYRDARRNGKTWIAELEKRERDLTGIRSLKIGYNRIFGYYIEITKVNIASLPEGRYERKQTLANAERYITEELKEKETLILEAEEKIVALEYELFLQLREEVKAFIPRLQKLAKAVSEMDVLQCFATISEERFYTRPTFNEERKVYITEGRHPVVEKVMDANEYVPNDTWMDKESEMLLITGPNMSGKSTYMRQVALTAILAQIGCFVPAKEASLPIFDQIFTRIGAADDLISGQSTFMVEMLEARNAIVYATQNSLILFDEIGRGTSTYDGMALAQALIEYIHDKIGAKTLFSTHYHELTSLDRELDKLRNIHVSVVEQNGKVVFLHKMKEGPADKSYGIHVAELAELPKELILRAQCILEKLESQPKVELKEVASAQEAVEIKEQDPLAQLSFFDLDNGEKQTERKSKGEKLALEKLKKMELLDTTPLDALNKLYEIQKLLKSKS, encoded by the coding sequence ATGGCTTCTTATACGCCTATGATACAGCAATATTTACGAGTGAAGGCAGACTATCAAGATGCCTTTTTATTTTTTCGCCTAGGCGACTTTTACGAGATGTTTTTTGAGGATGCAACCAAAGCATCCCAAGTACTTGAAATTACCTTGACTAGCCGCGACGGTGGAGGAAAAGAAAGAATACCGATGTGCGGTGTTCCCTACCATTCGGCTCCAAATTATATAGATCAATTGATAGAAAAAGGCTACAAAGTGGCTATTTGTGAACAGGTCGAGGACCCGAAACAGACAAAAGGGGTCGTAAAAAGGGAAGTGGTCCAATTAATCACACCGGGAACGGTTATGGAAACAAAAGGTCTATCTGATAAACAGAACAACTTTTTGACTACTGTCACTTATTTCGAGGACGAAACTTTTGGATTGGCATATGCCGACCTTTCCACAGGTGAATTACATACGACGATCATCTCCGGTCCTCTGCAGCAGCTGGTGAATGAAGTGTATTCCATTGGTGCAAAGGAAATTGTTGTTTCGGAGCAATTCCCCGTAGATGTATTACAAATGATCAAGGAAAGAATGATTGTCACGTGCTCCCATGAGGAAGCGGTGGACATTCCGCCCGAATTTCATCTTATAGTAGACAACATAGAACAAGAAAAGCTGTTAATCACAGTAGGCAGGCTGTTGCACTATCTGAAAAGAACCCAGAAACGCAGTCTGGACCATCTTCAGCCCGCTAGATTCTTTGAGTTGGACCAATCGATGAAAATAGATCTTTTCTCCAAAAGGAATCTGGAGTTGACGGAAACCATCCGTTCCAAAGGAAAAAAAGGTTCTTTGCTCTGGCTGTTGGACCAGACTGTTACCGCCATGGGAGGCAGGTTGTTAAAGCAATGGGTGGACAGGCCTTTGATTAATCCGGCAAAAATCGAGCAGCGTCATCAAATGGTGGAAACACTCATACAGGAGTATTTTACAAGACAAGAGATAAGGGACTTGTTGAAAGAAGTATATGATCTTGAGAGATTAGCAGGAAGAGTCGCATTTGGTAACGTGAATGCACGGGACCTAGTACAATTACGTAAATCACTTTCCCAGATTCCTCATTTGAAAACACTTGTGGAAAAACTGCCAATGGACTCTGCCGGCATTTTAGACAATATGGATGAGTGCAGGGAGTTGACGACGCTTCTGCATGAAAGTCTTATCGAACAGCCATCTATATCGGTTAAAGAGGGCAACATGATGAAGGACGGGTATCATGAAGAGCTTGATAAATACAGGGATGCCAGACGGAATGGGAAGACCTGGATAGCGGAGCTGGAGAAAAGGGAGCGGGACTTGACGGGGATTCGCTCTTTAAAAATAGGATATAACCGAATTTTTGGTTATTATATTGAAATAACAAAAGTGAATATCGCTTCTCTGCCGGAAGGCCGGTATGAAAGAAAACAAACGCTTGCCAATGCAGAGCGTTATATAACAGAAGAGTTAAAAGAAAAAGAAACTCTGATCTTAGAGGCAGAAGAAAAGATTGTCGCTTTGGAATACGAGTTGTTCCTTCAACTACGCGAAGAAGTAAAGGCTTTTATCCCGAGGTTGCAGAAACTTGCGAAAGCAGTCAGTGAAATGGATGTATTGCAATGTTTTGCCACGATCAGTGAGGAAAGGTTCTACACGAGGCCTACTTTCAATGAGGAAAGAAAGGTGTATATCACGGAGGGACGCCACCCTGTCGTGGAAAAAGTGATGGACGCCAATGAGTATGTACCAAATGATACGTGGATGGATAAGGAAAGTGAAATGTTACTTATCACAGGTCCAAACATGTCCGGTAAAAGTACGTATATGCGCCAAGTGGCTTTAACGGCTATTCTTGCTCAGATAGGCTGCTTTGTTCCGGCAAAGGAGGCATCATTGCCGATTTTTGATCAGATATTTACGAGAATAGGTGCTGCAGATGATTTGATCTCTGGTCAAAGTACATTTATGGTCGAAATGCTAGAAGCGAGAAATGCCATTGTGTATGCAACGCAGAACAGCCTGATTCTTTTTGATGAAATAGGACGAGGTACCTCCACTTATGATGGGATGGCACTCGCACAGGCCCTTATAGAATATATTCATGATAAAATCGGGGCAAAAACGCTATTTTCTACGCATTATCATGAGCTGACCTCTTTAGATAGGGAACTAGACAAGTTAAGGAACATTCATGTCAGCGTCGTAGAACAAAATGGAAAAGTGGTATTCTTGCATAAGATGAAAGAAGGCCCAGCTGATAAGAGTTACGGAATTCATGTAGCAGAATTAGCTGAACTGCCGAAAGAGCTGATTCTTAGAGCGCAATGTATTTTGGAAAAGCTGGAAAGTCAACCTAAGGTGGAACTAAAGGAAGTTGCTTCTGCACAAGAGGCTGTAGAAATAAAAGAACAAGATCCTCTGGCCCAGCTTTCCTTCTTTGACCTAGATAATGGGGAAAAGCAGACCGAAAGAAAATCCAAGGGAGAGAAACTAGCCCTTGAGAAGCTTAAAAAGATGGAATTATTGGATACGACGCCACTGGATGCACTGAACAAATTATATGAAATTCAAAAACTGTTGAAATCGAAATCGTAG
- the miaB gene encoding tRNA (N6-isopentenyl adenosine(37)-C2)-methylthiotransferase MiaB, with protein sequence MNEKQRVEAGQVAAGNSSDKKSEKDFSKYFESVYAPPSLKDAKKRGKEEVAYQDFSISEEFQGLGDGKKFYIRTYGCQMNEHDTEVMAGIFLALGYEPTYTVNDADVILLNTCAIRENAENKVFGELGHLKTLKKSRPGLLIGVCGCMSQEESVVNKILKTYQQVDMIFGTHNIHRLPNILKDAYMSKEMVIEVWSKEGDVIENLPKNRKGEIKAWVNIMYGCDKFCTYCIVPYTRGKERSRRPEVIIQEVRHLAAQGYKEITLLGQNVNAYGKDFEDMKYGLGDLMDEIRKIDIPRIRFTTSHPRDFDDRLIEVLAKGGNLLDHIHLPVQSGSSEVLKLMARKYDRERYLELVGKIKTAMPNASLTTDIIVGFPNETEEQFEETMTLYREVEFDTAYTFIYSPREGTPAAKMVDNVPMEVKKDRLQRLNALVNEISAKKLKEYEGQVVEVLVEGESKKNPDVLAGYTDKSKLVNFRAPKSVIGKMVKVKVVKAKTWTLDGELVEEVAEEALEV encoded by the coding sequence ATGAATGAGAAACAAAGAGTGGAAGCAGGACAAGTAGCTGCAGGGAATTCATCGGACAAAAAATCCGAGAAGGATTTCAGCAAATACTTCGAGTCCGTTTATGCACCACCTTCTCTGAAAGACGCGAAGAAGCGCGGAAAAGAAGAAGTTGCTTATCAGGACTTTTCCATTTCCGAGGAGTTTCAAGGTCTTGGAGACGGAAAGAAATTTTATATACGCACTTATGGCTGTCAAATGAATGAACATGACACAGAAGTGATGGCCGGGATTTTTCTAGCCTTAGGCTATGAACCGACATATACAGTGAATGACGCCGATGTGATCCTATTGAATACCTGTGCAATTCGTGAAAATGCGGAAAACAAGGTATTTGGTGAACTCGGTCACCTGAAAACTTTAAAAAAATCAAGACCTGGTCTTCTGATTGGTGTATGTGGCTGTATGTCACAGGAAGAATCAGTGGTAAACAAAATTCTAAAAACTTATCAACAAGTGGACATGATCTTTGGTACCCATAATATTCACCGTCTTCCAAACATTTTAAAGGACGCATATATGTCCAAAGAAATGGTGATTGAAGTTTGGTCCAAAGAAGGCGATGTTATTGAAAACCTGCCAAAAAACCGTAAAGGTGAAATCAAGGCTTGGGTAAACATCATGTACGGCTGTGATAAATTCTGTACGTACTGTATTGTCCCTTACACACGTGGTAAAGAAAGAAGCAGACGTCCCGAGGTTATCATTCAAGAAGTTCGTCACCTGGCGGCCCAAGGATATAAAGAAATCACATTACTTGGGCAGAACGTAAACGCATATGGAAAAGATTTTGAAGATATGAAGTATGGGCTAGGAGATCTGATGGATGAAATCCGCAAAATTGATATCCCGCGTATTCGCTTTACCACAAGTCACCCAAGAGATTTTGACGATCGCTTGATTGAAGTGTTGGCTAAAGGCGGCAATTTACTAGATCATATCCATCTTCCGGTCCAATCCGGAAGTTCCGAAGTGTTGAAGTTGATGGCACGTAAATATGATAGAGAGCGTTATCTTGAACTTGTTGGGAAAATAAAAACAGCAATGCCGAACGCTTCTCTCACTACTGACATCATTGTCGGATTCCCTAACGAAACGGAAGAGCAGTTTGAAGAAACGATGACCCTCTACCGTGAAGTGGAATTTGATACGGCATACACGTTCATCTATTCACCTCGTGAAGGTACACCCGCTGCAAAAATGGTGGATAATGTACCGATGGAAGTGAAGAAAGACCGTCTTCAACGCCTGAATGCACTAGTAAATGAAATTTCTGCAAAGAAATTAAAAGAATATGAGGGTCAGGTTGTAGAGGTATTGGTAGAAGGTGAAAGCAAAAAGAATCCGGATGTGTTAGCTGGATATACAGATAAAAGTAAACTAGTCAACTTCAGAGCCCCTAAATCTGTGATCGGGAAAATGGTCAAAGTAAAAGTGGTCAAGGCAAAAACCTGGACATTGGATGGAGAATTGGTCGAAGAAGTTGCAGAAGAAGCACTGGAGGTATAA
- the miaA gene encoding tRNA (adenosine(37)-N6)-dimethylallyltransferase MiaA — translation MGEKQKIIVIIGPTAVGKTKTSVELAKALNGEIISGDSMQIYKGMDIGTAKVSKEEMQGIPHYLIDIKEPTDAYSVAEFQQDVRNRIDEIALRGHIPIIVGGTGLYIQSVLFDYQFSESGKDEEVRRDLEKRCEEVGFEKLHAELAEIDPKSAANIHPNNVRRVIRALEIFHTTGKTMSEYQETQQPEPLYDVALIGLTMEREELYDRINLRVDMMVEEGLFEEVQDLYDKGIHDCQSIQAIGYKELYAFFDGRVSKEQAIEDLKQNSRRYAKRQLTWFRNKMDVTWFDMTYGDFEQKLSQIFTFIAGKLQLEANK, via the coding sequence TTGGGAGAGAAACAAAAAATTATCGTGATCATCGGACCGACAGCAGTCGGGAAGACCAAAACGAGCGTGGAATTGGCCAAGGCGTTAAACGGAGAAATCATCAGCGGGGATTCCATGCAGATATACAAGGGTATGGATATTGGTACCGCCAAGGTGAGTAAGGAGGAAATGCAAGGAATTCCTCATTACTTGATTGATATCAAGGAACCAACCGATGCCTATTCCGTTGCTGAATTCCAACAAGATGTCCGTAACCGAATCGACGAGATTGCCTTAAGGGGGCATATTCCCATTATTGTTGGTGGGACGGGTCTTTATATCCAGTCTGTTTTATTTGACTACCAATTTTCCGAAAGTGGCAAGGACGAAGAAGTTCGAAGAGATTTAGAGAAAAGATGTGAAGAGGTAGGTTTCGAAAAGCTTCATGCCGAGCTCGCGGAAATCGATCCGAAAAGTGCTGCGAATATCCATCCTAATAATGTGCGACGGGTCATTCGTGCGTTGGAAATCTTTCATACAACAGGGAAAACTATGTCTGAGTATCAAGAAACACAGCAGCCTGAGCCATTATATGATGTGGCACTTATTGGACTTACGATGGAACGGGAAGAATTGTACGATCGAATCAATCTCAGAGTGGACATGATGGTAGAGGAAGGCTTGTTTGAAGAAGTACAAGATCTTTATGACAAGGGTATCCATGATTGTCAGTCCATCCAAGCTATCGGGTATAAGGAATTGTATGCATTCTTTGATGGGAGAGTTTCAAAAGAACAGGCAATAGAAGATTTGAAACAGAATTCAAGAAGATATGCCAAACGTCAGCTCACATGGTTCCGAAACAAAATGGATGTTACATGGTTTGATATGACGTATGGAGATTTTGAACAAAAGTTATCACAAATTTTTACGTTTATTGCAGGAAAGCTTCAACTTGAAGCGAATAAGTAA
- the hfq gene encoding RNA chaperone Hfq gives MKQSINIQDQVLNQLRKDGTSVTVFLLNGFQLRGLIKGFDNFTVLLETEGKQQLIYKHAISTFSPSKNVQIETEA, from the coding sequence ATGAAGCAATCGATTAATATCCAAGATCAAGTTCTAAATCAATTAAGAAAAGATGGAACAAGTGTAACGGTATTCTTGCTGAATGGGTTTCAACTTCGCGGATTAATTAAAGGGTTTGATAATTTCACTGTGCTTCTGGAAACGGAAGGGAAGCAACAGTTGATTTATAAACACGCCATCTCTACTTTTTCTCCATCTAAGAATGTACAAATTGAAACAGAAGCATAA
- the crtI gene encoding phytoene desaturase family protein has product MKKKVVVIGGGLGGLSAAIRLSADGNEVKVIEKGERLGGKMNIRSGKGYSFDTGPSILTMPWVLEQLFASANRNLHDYIKIERIEPQWKTFFEDGTTIDVTSDLPKMLEQIREHSTKDANGFFEYLNYCSRMYEYSLKSFYKKSLSGLAELRALHNLKELIGMDPMKSMDQITKKYFEDKHLQQLFNFMIMYIGSSPYHAPAVLSQLTHVQLGLGIYYVKGGMYKIAEAMQKLLDELKVDYKLNASVGKILTDGRKATGVLLEDGEEILADFVVSNLEAIPAYKTLLKGVPMAERAANDLVKYSPTVSGLVLLLGVKRQYEQLAHHNFFFSKDPAVEFETIFNKGLPAKDPTIYLGVSSKSDSTQAPEGKENLFVLTHVPPLKEGETWEEYKDIYREKVLTKLERMGLGGLKDSIEFEYSFTPNDLQNLYGANGGSIYGVVTDRKKNGGFKIPCRSKVLSNLYFTGGSTHPGGGVPMVTLSGQLTADAIKEDLEQIGKNIG; this is encoded by the coding sequence ATGAAAAAGAAAGTAGTAGTAATAGGCGGCGGCCTTGGTGGCCTATCTGCCGCGATCCGTCTTTCCGCAGACGGAAATGAAGTAAAAGTGATTGAAAAGGGCGAGCGGCTAGGAGGCAAAATGAATATTCGTTCCGGGAAAGGCTATTCCTTCGATACCGGTCCGTCCATCTTGACGATGCCATGGGTGTTGGAGCAATTATTTGCGAGCGCAAATCGCAACCTTCATGATTACATCAAGATCGAGAGAATCGAACCTCAGTGGAAAACATTTTTTGAAGATGGTACGACGATCGATGTGACAAGCGACCTCCCTAAAATGCTTGAGCAGATCAGGGAGCACTCTACAAAAGATGCAAACGGATTTTTTGAATACCTGAACTATTGCAGCAGGATGTATGAATACAGCTTGAAGAGTTTTTATAAAAAGAGCCTATCCGGTTTAGCAGAACTGCGTGCATTGCATAATCTTAAGGAACTTATCGGCATGGATCCAATGAAATCCATGGATCAGATCACAAAGAAATACTTTGAGGACAAGCATTTACAGCAGCTTTTCAATTTTATGATCATGTACATCGGCTCATCCCCCTACCACGCACCTGCCGTACTTTCCCAACTCACGCATGTACAGCTAGGGCTTGGTATTTACTATGTGAAGGGCGGAATGTATAAAATTGCCGAAGCGATGCAGAAGCTCCTTGACGAACTGAAGGTAGATTATAAACTGAATGCATCGGTCGGGAAAATTCTTACTGACGGTCGCAAAGCTACAGGGGTGCTGTTGGAAGATGGGGAGGAAATCCTTGCCGATTTCGTCGTCTCCAACCTTGAAGCGATTCCGGCGTATAAAACTCTCTTGAAAGGTGTTCCTATGGCTGAGCGGGCAGCAAACGATCTGGTAAAATATTCTCCCACGGTCTCTGGCCTGGTCCTCTTACTAGGAGTGAAAAGACAATATGAACAGTTGGCACATCATAACTTTTTCTTTTCCAAAGATCCTGCAGTGGAGTTTGAGACCATATTCAACAAAGGACTGCCTGCAAAGGATCCAACGATCTATTTAGGGGTTTCCTCTAAATCGGACTCTACCCAAGCACCTGAGGGCAAAGAGAATTTGTTCGTTCTAACACATGTTCCTCCTCTGAAGGAAGGGGAAACATGGGAGGAATATAAAGATATTTACCGCGAAAAAGTCCTTACCAAGTTGGAAAGAATGGGACTTGGCGGGTTAAAGGATTCCATAGAATTCGAATACTCCTTTACTCCAAATGATTTACAAAATTTATATGGAGCTAACGGTGGATCCATTTATGGAGTGGTTACAGACCGGAAAAAGAATGGCGGCTTCAAGATTCCGTGCCGCAGCAAAGTTTTGAGCAATCTATATTTCACTGGTGGATCCACTCACCCCGGCGGTGGTGTTCCGATGGTGACCCTGTCTGGGCAACTGACCGCAGATGCCATCAAGGAGGATTTGGAACAAATAGGAAAAAATATTGGATAA
- the mutL gene encoding DNA mismatch repair endonuclease MutL: MGKIVQLDESLANKIAAGEVVERPASVVKELVENAIDANSTIIEIELEEAGLTKIRVLDNGDGIEQDDCLTAFQRHATSKIKNENDLFRIRTLGFRGEALPSIASVSLFDITTSTGEGPGTHLSFKGGVLEKHELSSSRKGTDIVVQHLFFNTPARLKYMKTIHTELGNISDMVNRLALAHPSISFRLSHNGKRMLATNGSGDSLHVLAAIYGMNIAKKMVPIRFESLDFEVKGYIALPEVTRASKNYISTIINGRYVKNFTVVRAIQEGYHTLLPIGRYPIVYLEVDMDPLLVDVNVHPAKLEVRLSKEDELYRLIADGVKGEFQHKQLIPSNVPRKQDIYTTEVKPTQETFNLEQSRPTDITFPVREEKPTLFDQERENEENASVLNDPSTPLKIFTEKETFLPTASDVPAENEEGEVKPSLHEEVEDHIRENTSKIEPRIPALYPIGQMHGTYIVAQNENGLYLIDQHAAQERINYEYFYQKLGREERTLQELLVPLTIECSLEEYLFLEENTKVFEEVGIWLEPFGHQTFIVKAHPVWFPKGEERETIDEMINLVKDKRRINLADLREEAAIMMSCKAAIKANHHLRQDEISALLNTLREAENPFTCPHGRPILIHFSSYELEKMFKRVM, translated from the coding sequence ATGGGGAAAATTGTCCAATTAGATGAAAGTTTGGCCAATAAAATAGCAGCTGGTGAAGTAGTAGAACGACCTGCTTCGGTTGTAAAAGAGCTGGTGGAAAACGCAATAGATGCCAATTCCACCATTATCGAAATTGAGTTAGAAGAAGCAGGACTAACAAAAATCCGCGTCTTGGATAATGGCGATGGAATTGAACAGGACGATTGCCTGACAGCCTTTCAACGCCATGCAACAAGTAAAATAAAGAATGAAAATGACCTATTCCGCATCAGAACACTAGGATTCAGGGGAGAAGCGCTGCCGAGTATCGCTTCTGTTTCTCTGTTTGATATCACAACAAGTACAGGGGAAGGTCCAGGCACGCACCTGAGCTTCAAGGGTGGAGTGCTCGAAAAGCATGAGCTTTCCAGCAGCAGAAAAGGAACAGACATTGTGGTCCAGCATCTCTTTTTCAATACTCCTGCACGTCTAAAGTATATGAAAACCATCCATACCGAACTTGGCAACATTTCTGATATGGTAAACCGGCTTGCTTTAGCGCATCCTTCTATTTCCTTCCGCCTTAGCCATAATGGGAAAAGAATGTTGGCCACAAACGGTAGTGGAGATAGTTTGCATGTGCTTGCTGCAATTTATGGGATGAACATTGCCAAGAAAATGGTGCCGATCCGTTTTGAATCATTGGACTTTGAAGTGAAGGGATATATCGCGTTGCCAGAAGTGACAAGAGCTTCCAAGAACTACATTTCCACAATTATAAATGGTCGGTATGTCAAGAACTTTACTGTGGTCAGGGCAATCCAGGAAGGGTATCACACACTTCTTCCTATTGGAAGATATCCTATTGTTTATCTGGAAGTGGATATGGACCCGCTTTTAGTCGATGTCAATGTCCACCCAGCCAAGCTCGAAGTCAGGCTCAGCAAGGAAGATGAACTATACCGACTTATTGCAGATGGCGTCAAGGGAGAATTTCAGCATAAGCAATTGATACCATCCAATGTGCCGAGAAAACAGGACATCTACACAACGGAAGTGAAGCCTACCCAGGAAACATTCAATTTGGAGCAGAGTCGTCCAACTGATATAACTTTCCCTGTCAGAGAGGAAAAACCCACTCTTTTCGATCAAGAAAGGGAAAACGAAGAAAATGCATCAGTGCTGAATGACCCTTCTACTCCGTTAAAGATCTTTACAGAAAAAGAGACATTCTTACCCACTGCATCTGATGTTCCCGCAGAAAATGAAGAAGGGGAAGTTAAACCTTCTTTACATGAGGAAGTGGAAGATCACATAAGGGAGAATACCTCAAAGATAGAGCCGAGGATTCCTGCTCTCTATCCAATTGGTCAGATGCACGGGACCTATATTGTGGCACAGAATGAGAATGGCTTGTATTTAATTGACCAGCATGCCGCACAAGAACGGATCAATTATGAATACTTTTATCAAAAACTCGGAAGGGAAGAGAGAACTCTGCAGGAGCTTCTCGTTCCTTTAACCATTGAATGTTCCTTGGAAGAGTATCTTTTCTTGGAAGAAAATACGAAAGTTTTCGAGGAAGTAGGCATATGGCTTGAGCCGTTTGGTCATCAGACTTTCATTGTAAAAGCACATCCGGTTTGGTTTCCTAAAGGCGAAGAGAGGGAAACCATTGATGAAATGATTAACCTTGTTAAAGACAAAAGAAGAATAAACCTTGCTGATCTGAGAGAAGAAGCAGCCATTATGATGAGCTGTAAAGCTGCCATCAAGGCGAATCACCATTTGAGGCAAGATGAGATTTCAGCCTTATTAAATACGTTGAGAGAGGCGGAAAATCCTTTTACTTGCCCACATGGCAGACCGATCCTCATTCATTTTTCGTCTTATGAGTTGGAAAAGATGTTTAAACGGGTAATGTAA